The genomic window GGGACGGCGGACGCGGACGGGTTGGTTGGCCAGGAGCGCCCGAACGCAGTCGGGTACGATCCTGTCCGGGGCGTAATCGCCGCCGCCGATGACGTTGCCGGCGCGGGCGGTGACCAGTGGACCCAGCCGCGGGTCGGGCCGGAAGAAGGACCGGTCCCAGGCTTGGACGATCAGCTCGGCGGCGGCCTTGCTCATGGAGTACACGTCGTGGCCGCCCAAGGGGTCGTTTTCGCGGTAGGCGTACACCCATTCGCGGTTTTCGTAGCATTTGTCGCTGGTGACGATGACCGTGACGCAGCGGTGGCCCAACCGGCGGATGGCTTCGAGGAGGTGTACGGTCCCGAGGGCATTGGTTTGGAAGGTTTCGAGGGGTTCGGCATAGGAGCGGCGGACCAGGGCCTGGGCAGCGAGGTGGAAGATGACGTCGGGTTGGACGCGGGCGATGACGGTTTCGATGGCCTGGCGATCTCTCAGGTCGGCTTCCGTGCGGGTGGCGAAGAGGGATTCGGGCAGCAGTTCGTGGAGTGAGGGCCGGGTGGGCGGCGGCAGGCTGAAGCCGTGGACCTCGGCGCCGAGTCGGTGCAACCACAGGGAGAGCCATGAGCCTTTGAACCCGGTGTGGCCGGTCACGAGCACGCGCCGGCCGGCGTAGAAACCGTGGAAGATGGTGGGGATGGGGTTCACCGGGCCCAGACCTTCCATGGGGCCTGACCCGAGTTCCACAGCTGGGTCAGGAGCTGTTGTTCGCGGTAGGTGTCCATGCACTGCCAGAAGCCGTCGTGACGCCAGGCGGCGATTTGGCCTTCGGCGGCCAGGCGTTCCAGGGGTTCGCGTTCTAGGACGCAGTTGTCGTCGGTGAGGTATTGTTCGATGCGGCGGTCCATGACGAAGAAACCGCCGTTGATGTAGTTGGTCTGCTTTTCGGGTTTTTCGTTGAAGGCCACGACGCGGTCGCCTTCGATTTCCAGGTCACCGAACCGGCCGGTGGGTCGGACGGCGGTGATGGTGACGATTTTTTTCTGGCGCCGGTGGAAGGCGATGGAGGCGTTGATGTCGCTGTCGGTCAGGCCGTCGCCGTAGGTGCAGAGGAAGGTGTCGTCGTCGATGAACCGGAGGGCGCGTTTGAGCCGGCCGCCGGTCTGGGTGTGGAGGCCGGTGTCCACGAGGGTGACGACCCAGTCCTCCTCGGGGTGTTGGTTGTGGTATTTGATGCGGGGTCGCGGGCCGAGGCGCAGGGTGACGTCGCTGGTGAACCACTGGTAGTTGCGGAAGTATTCCTTGATGATCTCGCCCTTGTAGCCGAGGCAGAGGATGAACTCCTTGTGCCCGTAATGGGCGTAGAGTTTCATGATGTGCCAGAGGATCGGCCGGTCGCCGATTGGCACCATGGGCTTGGGCCGGAACTCGGTTTCCTCCCGGAGTCGTGTGCCCATTCCGCCGCAAAAGATCACGACTTTCATGTTTTGCACGCTGCTGACGGCCCGGAGATGCTGCGGGGCCGCTGCCCTGTTTGAATACGCGGCCGGACGGCTGGATACAACCTTGGAATCATGGCGGCGGGTGTGGGGCGTTTCCCCGGTTTTTGCAGCTTCGGATCGGCTGCGGAGTTCTTGGCCCCGGCGGCGCGAACCCCTGCGGGGGAGCCGTGTGAACGGTTTCTGCGCGCAAATCGGAAGAACACCGCTGGGGCGGTTGAGGAGGTGATGGCGGTGGACACCGCCCAACAGGTCGCGTGCCACCCCGAACCATGGCCGGCCATTCGATGACTGGAATCCGTCCGGGCCCGGGCCGGATGGGGGTTGCACAGGTGGGTGTGGGTGTGGAGCGGGGCCCGGGTGTGGGGCGTCAAGGGCGGCTTGACCGGCGGGGTGTGGATGTTTCCATTGGCCGGCGTGGGGAGTGTTGGAAGTGAGCCGACCCCGGGGCCGGAGTCGGGGCTGCTGGCGCGGGTGACGCAGCGGCTGTGGCGTTCGGCCGTGGTGTGGTCGTGGGTGATGAACGGCCTGCGCTTGACGGCCGGGGTGGTGGTATTGCCGCTGTTGGTGAGTCGTCTGCCAGCGCCGGATTTCAACACGTATTTTGTTTTTCTGAGTTTGTCGTCGCTGGTGCCGATTCTGGACCTTGGCTTTTCGACCAGCATTGGGCGGGCGGTGAGTTATGCGATGGGCGGGGCCCGGGAGCTGCGGCCCCTGGGGTTTGTGCCGGAACCCGGGGCGACGGGGCCGAATCGCGAGTTGTTGTGGCGGTTGTTGCACACCACCCGGGCGTTGTATCGGTTGTTGACGCTGGCGGCGCTGGCGTTTCTGGGGGCTTTGGGGACGTGGGCCGTGGCGCGGGCGGTGCCGCAGACCAGTCAACCGGCGCTGACCTGGGTGGCGTGGGGGCTGACTCTGCTTTCGGTGTTGTGGGAGATCTACACTGGCTGGTGGAACGTGTTCTTGCGGGGCATGGACCGGGTGCTCAGCAGCACCCGTCAGGTCACGCTGGCCCAGGTGATCAAAATCACCCTCAGCTGCGTCCTGTTGCTGGCCGGCGGGGGGTTGTTGAGCGTGCCGTTGGCCGGGCTGGTGGCTTCCATGGTGCAGCGGGCGCTGGCCCGGCGCGAGGTTTTGTCCCTTCTGGGGCCGGAGCCGCCGGGCGGGACCGATCCCCTGACAGTGCGACGGTTGATCGGGACGCTCTGGCCCAACAGTTGGCGGATTGGGCTGCAGTTGTTCAGCTTTTACCTGGCGGGTCAGGCGAACACCTTGATTTGTTTGCCCATGCTGGGCCTGGAGGCCAGCGGCCGGTACGGGTTCACGTTGCAATTGTTGAACATTTGCTCGGGGATGGCCCAGGTCTGGACGTCGGTGAAGTGGCCGTATCTGGGGCAGCTCAGGATCCGGCAGGATCTGGCGACGATGCGGCGGGTGTTCTGGCCGCGGGTCTGGTTGCAGTATTTGACCTACGTGGGGCTGGCGGTGGCCATGGTGCTGGCGGTGCCGTGGCTGTTGCAGCGGTGGCATCCGGACAAGCAGTTGCTGCCGATGCCGTGGCTGGGTTTGCTGGCCCTGCACGGGTTCCTGGAAATGAATTACATCCTTTGGGGAACCCTGATCAGCACGGAGAATCGCACGCCGTTCACCTGGCCGATCATTGTGTCGAATCTGGTCAGTTTTGGTTTGGTCCTGGTGCTGTTGCATTTCAGTTCTCTGGGCTTGGGTGCGATGGTTTTGGCCCCGTTGGTGGTCCACGGGGTTTACAACCATTGGAAATGGCCGCGCGAGGGTGCACGGGGCCTGGGGACCGGTTACTGGCGGTTTTTGTTCCGGGGACCGGGCGTGCCAGGCTGAGTGGTGGTGGGGCAGGAGACCGGCCGGGACCGAACAAAGTTTGATCGTAGATTGGCAAAAAACGACTGGCCGAGGGACGGGTTCGGGGTAGTGTACGGGCAGGCGGTCGGGCTGGGACCGCACGCAAGATGGACCGGCGCCGGTCCTGTGTGGGCCCGGGGCGCAGGCCAACAAGAAGGATTTTCGGGGACGAAGCATGAGCTCGAAGAGGTTTGTCACCGTGGACGGCAATGAGGCGGTGGCCCATGTGGCGTACCGTCTGAATGAGGTGATGTGCATTTATCCGATCACACCTTCTTCGCCGATGGCGGAATGGTGTGATCAGTGGGCGGCCGAGGGTAAGAGGAATTTGTGGGGCACAATTCCCACGGTGGTGGAGATGCAGAGTGAGGCGGGGGCGGCCGGTGCACTGCACGGGGCGCTGCAGACCGGTGCGCTGGCCACCTCGTTTACGGCGTCACAGGGGCTGCTGTTGAAAATCCCCAACATGTACAAGATTGCGGGCGAACTGTTGCCCGCGGTGATTCATGTCAGTGCGCGCACCGTGGCCACGCATGCGCTGTCCATCTTTGGGGATCACAGCGACATCATGGCGGCGCGGGCGACCGGTTTTGCAATGTTGGGGGCCGCCTCGGTGCAGGAGGCGATGGACTTTGCGCTGGTGGCGCAGGCGGCCACGTTCCGCGCCCGGGTGCCGTTTGTGCATTTCTTCGACGGATTCCGCACCTCGCATGAGGTTCAGAAGATCGAGATGATCCCGGATGAGGTGATGCTGTCCTTGATGGACATGGAGGCCGTGGAAGCGCATCGGAACCGTGCGCTTTCGCCGGATCATCCGGTGTTGCGCGGTACGGCCCAGAATCCGGACGCCTTTTTCCAGGCGCGGGAGGCGGCCAATCCGTTCTATCTGGCGTGTCCGGATATTGTGCAGAAGGTGATGGACGAGCTGGCGGCGCGGGTGGGACGGCAGTATCACCTGTTCGATTATGTGGGGGCGCCGGATGCGGAGCGGGTGATTGTGCTGATGGGGTCCGGCTGCGAGACGGCCCATGAGACGGTGGAGTATTTGGTGGAGCAGGGCGAGAAGGTGGGGGTGGTGAAGGTGCGATTGTTCCGGCCGTTTGACGTGCGCCGGTTTGTTGCGGCGTTGCCTCCGACGGTTCGGGCCATTGCGGTGCTGGATCGAACGAAGGAGCCCGGGTCGGCCGGGGAACCGTTGTATCAGGACTGTGTGTCGGCGTTGCTGGAGGCCCAGCAGAACGGCTGGGCCCGTTTTGAACGGATGCCGCGGGTGGTGGGCGGTCGGTACGGTTTGTCGTCGAAGGAGTTCACCCCGGCGATGGTGAAGGCGGTGTTTGACAATCTGGCCGCCGAGGTGCCGAAGAAGCACTTCACGGTGGGCATCCACGATGACGTCACGCATACCAGTCTGGAATACGATCCGAACTTCTCGACCGAGAGCGACGATGTGGTCCGGGCGTTGTTTTACGGGCTGGGCTCGGACGGCACGGTGGGTGCGAACAAGAACTCGATCAAGATCATTGGCGAGGAGACGGACAATTACGCCCAGGGTTATTTCGTGTACGACTCGAAGAAGTCGGGTTCGATGACGGTGTCGCATTTGCGGTTCGGGCCGCGGCCGATCCGGTCGACCTACCTGATCAGCCGGGCGAATTTTGTGGCCTGTCATCAGCCGGTGTTTTTGGAGCGGTACGATGTGACGGAGCCGCTGGTGGAGGGCGGGACGTTCCTGTTGAACACGCCGTATGGTCCGGACGAGGTTTGGGATCACCTGCCGCGGGTGGTGCAGGAGGGGCTGATCAAGAAGAAGGCGCGGTTCTTTGTGATCGACGCCACCAGTGTGGCGCGGGCCAGCGGGATGGGCGGCCGCATCAACACGATCATGCAGGTGTGTTTCTTCGCCCTGGCAGGGGTGCTGCCGCGGGAGGAGGCCATTGAGAAGATCAAGGAGGCCATTCGGAAGACCTACGGTCGCAAGGGCGAGGAAGTGGTGCAGAAGAACATCCAGGCGGTGGAGAACACGCTGGCCAATCTGCACGAGGTAAAGGTGCCCGACCGCGTGACCAGCACGCGCGAGCTGCGGGGCGGCGTGACGGAGGACGCTCCCGAGTTTGTGCGGAACGTGCTGGGCAAGCTGGCGCTCAACCGGGGCGACGAACTGCCGGTGAGCGCGTTCCCGGCGGACGGCACGTTCCCCACCGGGACGGCCCGGTACGAGAAACGGAACATTGCGCTGGAGATTCCGGTTTGGGACGAGAAGGTGTGCATCCAGTGCGCCAAGTGCGTGGCGATCTGTCCGCATGCCACCATCCGGATGAAGGTGTACGAGCCGAAGTACCTTGAGGGCGCACCACCCACGTTCAAGAGCACGGATGCGCGGAATCCGGATTGGAAGGGGTTGAAGTTCACCCTGCAGGTGGCGCCGGAGGATTGCACCGGTTGCGCCCTTTGCGTGGAAGTCTGCCCGGCCCGCAACAAGCAGGAGCCCAAGCTCAAGGCCATCAACATGCGGCCGCAGGCGCCCCTGCGCGATCAGGAGCGGGAGAACTGGGAGTTCTTCCTGCGGCTGCCGGAGGTGGATCGGCGCAGGGTGAAGCTGACCCAGTTGCGGAGCCAGCAGGTGTTGCCGCCGTTGTTTGAGTTCAGCGGTGCGTGCGCCGGTTGCGGCGAGACGCCCTACATCAAGATGCTCACCCAGTTGTTTGGCGACCGGCTGTTGATCGCCAATGCCACGGGTTGCTCGTCCATTTACGGGGGCAATCTGCCGACCACACCCTACACCGTGGACGCGCACGGGCGCGGGCCGGCCTGGTGCAACTCGTTGTTCGAGGACAATGCCGAGTTCGGGTTTGGCTTTCGTGTCAGCCTGGACAAGCAGCGCGAGTTTGCCTGTGAGCTGGTGAAGAAGCTGGCGCCGGTGCTGGGGGACGACCTGGTCACGGCTCTGATTGAGGGCAGCAAGGCACGCGACGAGGCGGGGATTTACGAGCAACGGGAGCGGGTGGCGGTCCTGAAGGAGAAGCTCCGGGGCAACGGCTCGCCGGAGGCGCGGTTGCTGCTGCCGATTGCCGACGCGCTGGTGCACAAGAGCGTGTGGATTGTGGGCGGGGACGGCTGGGCCTACGACATCGGTTATGGCGGGCTGGACCATGTGCTGGCCAACCAGCGGGACGTGAACGTGCTGGTGCTGGACACCGAGGTGTACTCGAACACCGGCGGTCAAATGTCCAAGGCCACCCCGCGCGGTGCCGTGGCCAAATTTGCCGCCGCGGGCAAGACCACGCCGAAGAAGGACCTGGGGCTGATCTGCATGACCTACGGGCACATTTACGTGGCCAGTGTGGCCATGGGCGCGCGCGATGAGCATACGTTGCGGGCGTTCCTCGAGGCGGAGTCGTATCCCGGGCCCTCGATCATCATCGCCTACAGTCACTGCATCGCCCACGGGATCCCGCTCGACATGGGCGCGGGTGCGCGGCAGCAGAAACTGCTGGTGGATTCGGGGCAGTGGCTGCTGTACCGGTATGATCCGCGCCGGGCGGCCGCCGGCGAGAACCCGCTGCAACTGGATTCGCCGGCTGCGCGGGCGAAGCTGGAGGAGTATCTGCTGAGCGAAAACCGGTTCAAGATGCTGTTGAAGAGCCGGCCGGAGGAGGCCCGGAAACTCTTCGAGCAGGCCCAGCACGACGTGGAAGCCCGGTGGAAATTCTTCGCCTATCTGGCCTCCCGCCGGAACAACGGCAACGGGCAACAGCCCGAGGCGGCCGCGGTGACGGCGACCACCGCATAAAGGTTGTTTGTTGCGGCGGTGCGTCCGGCGGGCGCACCGCCGTCCGGAACCCAACCGCCAACGCACGCTAGAAGCCATGGACCTGAAAACCACCTACCTGGGGCTGACGCTGGAGCATCCGTTGGTGCCCTCGGCGGGGCCGTTGACGGAGAAGCTGGACGATCTGAAGCGGCTGGAGGACGCGGGCGCGGCCGCGGTGGTGTTGCACTCGCTGTTTGAGGAGCAGCTGCGGATCGAAAGTGCGGAGCTCGATTACCATCTTTCCCACGGGGTGGAGAGTTATCCGGAGGCGTTGACCTATTTCCCCGAGCCGTCGGAGTTCCGGCTGGGTCCGGAGGATTATCTGGAACTGATCGCGGGTGCGAAGAAGGCGTTGCGGATTCCGGTGATCGCCAGCCTCAACGGTTCCACCCTCGGAGGGTGGACGGACTACGCCCGCAAGATGCAGGAGGCGGGCGCCGACGCGCTGGAGCTCAACATCTACAACATCCCGACCGATCCGGATCAGAGCTCCGCCGAGATCGAGGATACGTACGTGGAGATTGTGCGGGCGGTGCGGAGTGCGGTGACGATTCCCGTGGCGGTGAAGCTCAGCCCGTTTTTCACGAATTTTGCGCATGTGGCCAAGCGGTTGGTGGCTGCGGGGGCCAACGGTCTGGTGCTGTTCAACCGTTTCTATCAGCCGGACATTGACCTGGAGACGCTGGAGATCCGGCCCAATGTGCTGCTGAGCACGCCGATGGCGATGCGACTGCCGCTGCGGTGGATTGCAATTTTGTACGGGCGGTTGAATGCGAGTCTGGCGGCGACCAGTGGAGTGCACCGGGCAACCGACGCGATCAAGTTGCTGATGGCGGGGGCGGACGTGACGATGATGTGCTCGGCGCTGTTGCGGCACGGGCCGCAGCACCTGGGCACGGTGAAACGCGACATGATCGCGTGGCTCGAGGAGCACGAGTACGAGTCGGTGGCCCAGCTGAAGGGCAGCATGAGCCAGAAAAACTGTCCGGATCCCAGCGCATTTGAGCGGGCGCAGTACATGCGGGCCCTCACCACGTATCCGGTGCCGCCGGCCCGGGGTTCCTGAGGCGGGCCCGGCGGGACTGCGGTCTGCGCGTTGGCGAACGTTTGAGCGGGTTGATCCATCCCGCAGGGGGCGGCGGGTGGGACCATTCAACAGTCCGGGATTCTCCTGGAAGGGCAGAGGACTGCCGAGCAGGTGTCTGTTCTCCGATGAGGGTGGTCGGGCCGGAGGGGCTTTCGCGTTGGTGAGGCGGCGCTGCAGGGGTTTTGTCAAGGCCGACCCGGCATGCCGGCTTTCTGGCAGGCTGACGGGCTGGATTGGCTGTGCCCGCGGGTCGGTCTGTGGTGTAGTGGGGGTGTGGAAGTGATTGTGCTGTCCACGGCGGAGGAAGCCGTGCGGTTGGTGGCGCGGGTGGTGGCCCGGTCGGTGCGGGCCCGACCGGACCTGGTGTTGGGTCTGGCCACGGGACGGACGATGGAGGGGGTGTACCGGGAACTGGTCCGTTTGCATCGCGAGGAGGGACTGGATTTTTCCCGGTGTCGGACGTTCAACCTGGACGAGTATGTCGGGGTTTCATCGGACGATCCCCGGTCGTTCCGGCATTGGATGCAGGAGCACTTTTTCCGGCATGTGAATCTTCAACCGGCGAATGTGCATCTGCCGGATGGCATGGCGGCGGATCTGGAGGCGGAATGCCTCCGGTACGAGGAGCAGATTCGCGCTGCGGGTGGCGTTGACCTGCAGCTTTTGGGGATTGGCCGAGCGGGGCACATCGGGTTCAATGAACCGTTGTCCTCGTTGCAGTCGCGCACGCGGGTGAAGATGTTGACTCCGGTGACGATTCGGCAGAACGCGGCCGCGTGTGGTGGGGAGGATCGGGTGCCGCGCCGGGCCGTGACGATGGGCGTGGGTACCATTCTGGAGGCGCGCTGGTGTGTGTTGGTGGCGTTGGGATTGGAGAAGGCGGAGGTGGTGGCCCGGGCCGTGGAAGGGCCGATTACGTCCATGGTGCCTGCGTCGGCCCTGCAATTGCATCCGCGTTGCACGGTGGTCCTGGATGAAGCGGCGGCGTCCTTGTTGAGCCTGAGGGACTACTGCCGCTGGTTGTTTGAGAACGAGCCGGATTGGGCGTGGTACCGGCAAGGGCCGGCCGGTTGGGGTGTGTCAGGGCGGGGCGGACCCGGGACCGGCCTGCAGGAAGGATCGGACCTCGGGCGAGTTCAGTCCGAGTGACCAGGCCCGGGCAGCAGCGGCCCGGGTTTCCTCCCATCGTTGCAGTCGTGCCAGCACGGTGGCCCGGGCGAAGGGGATGCGCGGGTTGTCAGGTTCAAGCGTCTCGGCTGTCCCCAGGGCGTCGAGGGCGGGTTGGAGGTCGCCGAGGGCGGCGCGGGCAAGGCCGAGATTATACCAGGCGCCGGCGTGTTTCGGGTCCAGTTGCACGGTTTGTTCCAGGGACTCGCGTGCCCGTGGGAGGTTGCCGGTTTCGTGCAGGGCCAGGGCGAGTAAAAACAACACATCGGCGTTGGTGGGGGCCAGGCGGCTGGCGGTTTCGAGTTGTTCCACTGCGGTATGGGGATCGTCCAGTGCGCTGGCCACGGTGGCCAGGGCCACACGCGGCGGGATGGAAGAGGGATCCCAAGCGACGGCCCGTTCCAACGCGAAGCGGGCCTGATCGAGCCGGCCGCGGTCCCGGTGGTAGAGTCCGATTTGAAACTGTCCCCATGGCTGGTCGGCATGATAGCGGAGGTGGTCCTGGAGCTCCCGGTGGGCCGGGTGCGATGGGTCCAACGAAGCCCGGAGGGCCCATGCGGCGGCGATGCGGACATTACGAACCGGGTCGGCGAGTGCGCGCCGGAGGAGCGGGGTTGGATCGGTCGCCTGCCGCTCCATGGCCTGTTGCAGGGCTTGCACGGTGGCCAGCCGGACGAGGGGCGATGGATCCAGGCAGGTTTGGGCGAGGGTGGATGACACCGGGGGATGTTCGGCGTAGGGACCGAGGAACCTGACGAGGACGGCCCGCCAATAGGCGTTGGTTTGGCCCTGCAGGGTGTGGAGGATGTCCTGCCACGCGTTGGGTTGGCAGGCCCGGGCGGCCACGATGGCCGCAGTGCGTGTGCGGGTGCGGGTGAAGCGATCTTCGCGGTACCAGGCGCGGACGTGTTGGAGGGACCATTCCGCGGTCTGGTTGGTGTGGCAACGGTTACAGGCGTTGGGGATGCCGAAGTGGAGGGTCAGCCACGGATCGGGCAGGGTGAATCCATGGTCGTGACGCGGGTGCCGCTGCATGTAGACGGTGACGGGCATATGACAGGCGATGCATTGGTCGCCGGTGGTGCCTGCTGGGTGATGGGAGTGTGTGAGGGGGTTGATGGCGGGGGCCCCGGGATGGCGACCGGCGGCGTGGCATTGGAGGCAGAGGAGGTTTCCCCGGTGGCGGACACGGCCGGTATGGGGGTTGTGGCAGTCGGTGCAGCGGATTTGGGCGTCGTGCATGCGGCTGCCGAGAAAGGCTGCCCATTCGAAGTTTTCGTCGCGCACCTGGCCGTCGGGGTAAAAGGTGTCGGTGTCGTCCACCATGGCGAGGAGGAAATGGTCATCGAAGGCGTGGCCGGGCTGGAAGGTGCCGGTCAGTTCGGTTCGGCGGCTGTGGCAGGAGGCGCAGGTTTCCAGGTGCTGGCGCGGGGTGAGGCGCGCGAGGGTGGGATCGGGCTTACGGCCCGGATTTTGGCGTTGCCACAGGACGTGGTCGCGCAGGGGACCGTGGCAGGCTTCGCATCCGACGCCGCGTTCGAGGAGGGTGGTGGCGTAGCGGTCGGTGTCGGGTTGATAGTTTTTTCGGAGGGCGGTGTTGTGGCATGCGGCGCACATGGAGTTCCAATTCATGCCGCGGCCGGTCCAGTGACCCCATTCGCCGGGGAGCCGTTCGTCGGTGCCGAAGACGTGGAACCATTCGTGTCGGGCGGGGTCGTGGGCGACCGGTGTGATTTGGAAGCGGCCGCCGGGTTGTGGGACGAGGTATTGGACCAGGGGGGCTACGCCGATGGCGCGGCAGGTTTGGTGGATGAGGGTGGGACCGTGGGTGCTGGTGACGGTGATTTGGGGGGTGCCGTTGGTGGTGGAGAGTGTGATGGATTCGCTGGTGAGGGTCACGTGATGAGGGGGGCGGAAGGGGTCGGTATCGCGGACCGGGTGCAGTTCACGTTCGGCACGGGCGTGGTGGGAGTAGAACCAATCGTTGTAGGCGGTGCGGTGGCAATGGGCGCAGGCGTGGGAGCCGGCGTAGCGGCTGAAAGCGGCGCGGTCGGCCGGAGTGAGGGTGGCGGGTGCATCGGGTGCACCTGCGGTGAGGCCCGGGGACGGGGCCGGACTGTCCGGGAGGAGGCACCAGAGCAGGGCAGCGACAACGGCGGGCCAGGCCACCGCCATTGGATGAGGTGGGCGGGCGGTTTGGCTTGGTTTGGCGGTGCGCTGCTTCACGGGCTCGGTTGGTCGGCTCCGGTCTCGCCGGGTGCGGTTTGAGGATAGAGGCATCGTTTGAGTGGCGCCAGCGGATGGGCGATTCTGGATGAGACAATGGTTGGGTTGGCCTGCGGAGACGCGGTTGGGGGATGTGAGGGGCCGGGCCGGGGTGGGGCGGACAGGGGTTGGAAAAGTCGTGCACGAA from Limisphaera ngatamarikiensis includes these protein-coding regions:
- the rfbF gene encoding glucose-1-phosphate cytidylyltransferase, encoding MKVVIFCGGMGTRLREETEFRPKPMVPIGDRPILWHIMKLYAHYGHKEFILCLGYKGEIIKEYFRNYQWFTSDVTLRLGPRPRIKYHNQHPEEDWVVTLVDTGLHTQTGGRLKRALRFIDDDTFLCTYGDGLTDSDINASIAFHRRQKKIVTITAVRPTGRFGDLEIEGDRVVAFNEKPEKQTNYINGGFFVMDRRIEQYLTDDNCVLEREPLERLAAEGQIAAWRHDGFWQCMDTYREQQLLTQLWNSGQAPWKVWAR
- a CDS encoding tetratricopeptide repeat protein; this translates as MAVAWPAVVAALLWCLLPDSPAPSPGLTAGAPDAPATLTPADRAAFSRYAGSHACAHCHRTAYNDWFYSHHARAERELHPVRDTDPFRPPHHVTLTSESITLSTTNGTPQITVTSTHGPTLIHQTCRAIGVAPLVQYLVPQPGGRFQITPVAHDPARHEWFHVFGTDERLPGEWGHWTGRGMNWNSMCAACHNTALRKNYQPDTDRYATTLLERGVGCEACHGPLRDHVLWQRQNPGRKPDPTLARLTPRQHLETCASCHSRRTELTGTFQPGHAFDDHFLLAMVDDTDTFYPDGQVRDENFEWAAFLGSRMHDAQIRCTDCHNPHTGRVRHRGNLLCLQCHAAGRHPGAPAINPLTHSHHPAGTTGDQCIACHMPVTVYMQRHPRHDHGFTLPDPWLTLHFGIPNACNRCHTNQTAEWSLQHVRAWYREDRFTRTRTRTAAIVAARACQPNAWQDILHTLQGQTNAYWRAVLVRFLGPYAEHPPVSSTLAQTCLDPSPLVRLATVQALQQAMERQATDPTPLLRRALADPVRNVRIAAAWALRASLDPSHPAHRELQDHLRYHADQPWGQFQIGLYHRDRGRLDQARFALERAVAWDPSSIPPRVALATVASALDDPHTAVEQLETASRLAPTNADVLFLLALALHETGNLPRARESLEQTVQLDPKHAGAWYNLGLARAALGDLQPALDALGTAETLEPDNPRIPFARATVLARLQRWEETRAAAARAWSLGLNSPEVRSFLQAGPGSAPP
- the nifJ gene encoding pyruvate:ferredoxin (flavodoxin) oxidoreductase — protein: MSSKRFVTVDGNEAVAHVAYRLNEVMCIYPITPSSPMAEWCDQWAAEGKRNLWGTIPTVVEMQSEAGAAGALHGALQTGALATSFTASQGLLLKIPNMYKIAGELLPAVIHVSARTVATHALSIFGDHSDIMAARATGFAMLGAASVQEAMDFALVAQAATFRARVPFVHFFDGFRTSHEVQKIEMIPDEVMLSLMDMEAVEAHRNRALSPDHPVLRGTAQNPDAFFQAREAANPFYLACPDIVQKVMDELAARVGRQYHLFDYVGAPDAERVIVLMGSGCETAHETVEYLVEQGEKVGVVKVRLFRPFDVRRFVAALPPTVRAIAVLDRTKEPGSAGEPLYQDCVSALLEAQQNGWARFERMPRVVGGRYGLSSKEFTPAMVKAVFDNLAAEVPKKHFTVGIHDDVTHTSLEYDPNFSTESDDVVRALFYGLGSDGTVGANKNSIKIIGEETDNYAQGYFVYDSKKSGSMTVSHLRFGPRPIRSTYLISRANFVACHQPVFLERYDVTEPLVEGGTFLLNTPYGPDEVWDHLPRVVQEGLIKKKARFFVIDATSVARASGMGGRINTIMQVCFFALAGVLPREEAIEKIKEAIRKTYGRKGEEVVQKNIQAVENTLANLHEVKVPDRVTSTRELRGGVTEDAPEFVRNVLGKLALNRGDELPVSAFPADGTFPTGTARYEKRNIALEIPVWDEKVCIQCAKCVAICPHATIRMKVYEPKYLEGAPPTFKSTDARNPDWKGLKFTLQVAPEDCTGCALCVEVCPARNKQEPKLKAINMRPQAPLRDQERENWEFFLRLPEVDRRRVKLTQLRSQQVLPPLFEFSGACAGCGETPYIKMLTQLFGDRLLIANATGCSSIYGGNLPTTPYTVDAHGRGPAWCNSLFEDNAEFGFGFRVSLDKQREFACELVKKLAPVLGDDLVTALIEGSKARDEAGIYEQRERVAVLKEKLRGNGSPEARLLLPIADALVHKSVWIVGGDGWAYDIGYGGLDHVLANQRDVNVLVLDTEVYSNTGGQMSKATPRGAVAKFAAAGKTTPKKDLGLICMTYGHIYVASVAMGARDEHTLRAFLEAESYPGPSIIIAYSHCIAHGIPLDMGAGARQQKLLVDSGQWLLYRYDPRRAAAGENPLQLDSPAARAKLEEYLLSENRFKMLLKSRPEEARKLFEQAQHDVEARWKFFAYLASRRNNGNGQQPEAAAVTATTA
- the nagB gene encoding glucosamine-6-phosphate deaminase, yielding MEVIVLSTAEEAVRLVARVVARSVRARPDLVLGLATGRTMEGVYRELVRLHREEGLDFSRCRTFNLDEYVGVSSDDPRSFRHWMQEHFFRHVNLQPANVHLPDGMAADLEAECLRYEEQIRAAGGVDLQLLGIGRAGHIGFNEPLSSLQSRTRVKMLTPVTIRQNAAACGGEDRVPRRAVTMGVGTILEARWCVLVALGLEKAEVVARAVEGPITSMVPASALQLHPRCTVVLDEAAASLLSLRDYCRWLFENEPDWAWYRQGPAGWGVSGRGGPGTGLQEGSDLGRVQSE
- the rfbG gene encoding CDP-glucose 4,6-dehydratase; the encoded protein is MEGLGPVNPIPTIFHGFYAGRRVLVTGHTGFKGSWLSLWLHRLGAEVHGFSLPPPTRPSLHELLPESLFATRTEADLRDRQAIETVIARVQPDVIFHLAAQALVRRSYAEPLETFQTNALGTVHLLEAIRRLGHRCVTVIVTSDKCYENREWVYAYRENDPLGGHDVYSMSKAAAELIVQAWDRSFFRPDPRLGPLVTARAGNVIGGGDYAPDRIVPDCVRALLANQPVRVRRPRAVRPWQHVLECLSGYLWLAARIAREPKDSPLIGPYNFGPDPAAQQPVQTLVETFLRHWPGQWEDASDPHAPHEASLLALAIEKAAALLGWRPVWDFERAVEQTALWYRHRHVLGHPDMVRFSLEQIAHYEADAQRNNLAWAQPRVRP
- a CDS encoding dihydroorotate dehydrogenase-like protein; translated protein: MDLKTTYLGLTLEHPLVPSAGPLTEKLDDLKRLEDAGAAAVVLHSLFEEQLRIESAELDYHLSHGVESYPEALTYFPEPSEFRLGPEDYLELIAGAKKALRIPVIASLNGSTLGGWTDYARKMQEAGADALELNIYNIPTDPDQSSAEIEDTYVEIVRAVRSAVTIPVAVKLSPFFTNFAHVAKRLVAAGANGLVLFNRFYQPDIDLETLEIRPNVLLSTPMAMRLPLRWIAILYGRLNASLAATSGVHRATDAIKLLMAGADVTMMCSALLRHGPQHLGTVKRDMIAWLEEHEYESVAQLKGSMSQKNCPDPSAFERAQYMRALTTYPVPPARGS